The following proteins are encoded in a genomic region of Papaver somniferum cultivar HN1 unplaced genomic scaffold, ASM357369v1 unplaced-scaffold_10, whole genome shotgun sequence:
- the LOC113326066 gene encoding subtilisin-like protease SBT1.5, which produces MAAFHHLYTISLVLLSLFTIKAISYTVLDHQNTYIVQIQHDEKPSVFPTFKHWYESTLNSVSLSVELSENNSNEKPGFKSQNNIRGESRIIHAYEKVFHGFSVKLTPLEATKLEKLPGVIAVIPEQVRQIQTTRSPQFLGLKTKDSSGLLKESDFGSDLVIGVLDTGIWPERKSFHDRDLGPVPLRWKGECVSTKDFGPHTCNRKLIGARYFSAGYESTNGKMNESSELRSPRDTDGHGTHTASIAAGRYVFPASTLGYARGVAAGMAPKARLAVYKVCWAAGCYDADILAAFDAAVSDGVDVVSLSVGGVVVPYYLDSIAIGAFGASDHGVFVSASAGNSGPGGLSVTNVAPWVTTVGAGTIDRDFPAHVKLGNGKVVPGMSIYGGRGLSPGKQYELVYAGSGEGSGGDGYSSSLCLEGSLDPKFAKGKIVLCDRGMISRETKGEVVKKSGGVGMIIANGVFDGEGLVADCHVLPATSVGASGGEEIRRYMASCSKTRTKPTARILFKGTRLRVRPAPVVASFSARGPNPESPDILKPDVIAPGLNILAAWPDRVGPSGLPTDKRRTEFNILSGTSMACPHVSGLAALLKAAHPEWSPAAIRSALMTTAYTADNRGETMLDESTGNTSTVMDFGAGHVHPQKAMDPGLVYDISSYDYVDFLCNSNYTGRNIMTITRKKADCKGARKAGHSGNLNYPSMNAVFQQYGKKKMSTHFIRSVTNVGDAKSVYRVTIKPPRGIRVTVKPMILVFRRMGQKLNFVVRVEARQVNLTAGSSLVRSGSIHWKDGKHVVTSPIVVTMQEPL; this is translated from the coding sequence ATGGCTGCATTTCATCATCTTTATACAATATCACTTGTGTTATTATCTTTGTTCACCATTAAAGCAATTTCATACACAGTTCTTGATCATCAAAACACATACATAGTTCAGATTCAGCATGATGAGAAACCATCCGTTTTTCCTACTTTTAAACACTGGTATGAATCTACACTCAACTCTGTCTCTTTATCAGTAGAATTATCTGAAAACAATAGTAACGAAAAACCCGGGTTCAAATCTCAGAATAATATACGCGGCGAAAGTAGAATTATTCATGCATATGAGAAAGTATTCCATGGATTTTCAGTAAAGTTGACACCATTAGAAGCAACAAAACTCGAAAAACTTCCGGGTGTAATTGCGGTAATACCCGAACAAGTACGTCAAATTCAAACAACCAGATCGCCACAGTTCCTTGGATTAAAAACTAAAGACAGCTCCGGGTTGTTGAAAGAATCTGATTTCGGTTCTGATTTAGTTATCGGTGTGTTAGACACCGGAATTTGGCCGGAACGGAAAAGTTTTCATGATCGagatttgggtccggttccgtTGAGATGGAAAGGTGAATGTGTAAGTACAAAAGATTTCGGTCCACATACTTGTAACCGGAAATTGATCGGAGCCAGGTATTTCAGTGCGGGATACGAATCGACGAACGGGAAAATGAATGAGAGTTCGGAGTTGCGGTCGCCGCGGGATACCGACGGTCACGGTACTCATACGGCTTCGATTGCGGCGGGGCGGTATGTTTTTCCAGCATCAACTCTTGGGTATGCTCGTGGTGTAGCTGCAGGAATGGCGCCTAAGGCTCGCCTAGCTGTTTATAAAGTGTGCTGGGCTGCTGGTTGCTATGATGCGGATATCTTAGCGGCGTTTGATGCTGCGGTGTCAGATGGCGTCGATGTTGTTTCTTTGAGTGTTGGCGGAGTTGTGGTTCCGTATTATCTCGATTCGATTGCAATTGGTGCTTTTGGTGCTTCTGATCACGGTGTTTTTGTTTCGGCTTCGGCGGGGAATAGCGGTCCAGGAGGACTGAGTGTAACAAATGTTGCTCCTTGGGTTACGACTGTCGGTGCAGGTACAATTGATAGAGATTTTCCAGCTCATGTGAAGCTTGGTAATGGGAAGGTAGTTCCGGGGATGAGCATTTACGGTGGACGCGGATTGTCTCCGGGGAAACAATATGAGCTAGTTTATGCTGGCAGCGGTGAAGGTAGTGGTGGTGACGGATATTCATCCTCATTGTGTTTAGAAGGCTCGTTAGATCCTAAATTCGCCAAAGGGAAAATCGTTTTGTGCGATAGAGGCATGATTTCGCGGGAGACGAAAGGCGAAGTTGTGAAGAAATCCGGCGGAGTTGGAATGATTATAGCGAATGGTGTTTTTGATGGGGAAGGTTTGGTTGCAGATTGCCATGTTTTGCCAGCAACTTCAGTTGGAGCTTCAGGTGGCGAGGAGATCCGCAGGTATATGGCGTCTTGCTCCAAGACCCGGACAAAGCCTACAGCTAGAATACTATTCAAGGGTACTCGATTAAGAGTTAGGCCGGCTCCGGTTGTTGCATCGTTTTCTGCTCGCGGTCCTAATCCTGAATCACCTGACATTTTGAAGCCTGATGTTATTGCACCTGGTTTGAACATCCTTGCGGCTTGGCCTGACCGTGTCGGTCCGTCCGGGCTTCCTACCGATAAACGGAGAACCGAGTTCAATATACTTTCAGGCACTTCCATGGCATGTCCGCATGTGTCTGGTTTGGCTGCTTTGTTGAAAGCGGCACATCCGGAATGGAGTCCTGCTGCAATCCGGTCTGCTTTGATGACTACTGCGTACACAGCTGATAACCGTGGCGAAACAATGCTTGACGAATCTACGGGCAATACATCAACAGTTATGGATTTTGGTGCAGGTCATGTTCATCCACAAAAGGCTATGGATCCTGGTTTGGTCTACGACATTTCATCCTACGATTACGTCGATTTCCTCTGCAACTCGAATTACACCGGGCGGAATATCATGACGATAACCCGGAAAAAAGCGGATTGCAAAGGCGCAAGAAAAGCCGGTCACAGTGGCAACTTGAATTACCCGTCCATGAACGCTGTGTTTCAACAATACGGCAAGAAGAAAATGTCGACACACTTCATCCGTTCCGTGACGAACGTTGGCGACGCGAAATCGGTTTATCGGGTCACAATCAAACCTCCGAGAGGAATCAGAGTGACAGTGAAGCCAATGATTCTTGTTTTCAGAAGGATGGGCCAGAAACTGAATTTTGTTGTCAGGGTTGAAGCAAGGCAAGTGAACTTGACTGCAGGGAGTTCGCTTGTGAGAAGCGGTTCGATACATTGGAAAGACGGTAAACATGTCGTAACCAGTCCCATTGTGGTTACAATGCAAGAACCACTTTGA
- the LOC113326350 gene encoding uncharacterized protein LOC113326350 encodes MDRDRIDLKEFEKMLRVKLHLDETEIPNLYWTIDPCLPEYLVTNEDLFKFWEHVVPDDKGFICLQMSVMNSEFRNDNDFIKDAMEQPVVTIDETPKKAPKRIAKKPVSKEKSVKISPTRRSPRLHAQSKNENSNGGASRKLLFMDLLNEVESQVQQLISFNHDYWVDEVNNTAAGDNTDAGDKTDAGDKANAGDKTDTGDKTDAGDKANAGDKTDTGDKTDAGDNSDGDDEDNVVLENTTVDECHPIEDPNAPPIFDSDEENDIDYEDIVKTYKVGDESSDSSSSEEDNEEVSNDDKNNDKDNDGPEVNDDKYSKPKLDYQKWKEMFNMHSDEEEEPLFPVEEEVTPVDPTKMEVKYAFNNKSAYKKHLRGYCVKHNYQYTVYKSDKTRLRVRCRFREEYGCNWFVNASIKRHEPTFIVRKVNLEHTCVADPKSFNRSADPEFVKDVVHEKLKQTAGALIPKPKHIARDFFVTHNINIPYICAWKARNLLLEDLFGNYEDSYKDVPIFCAMVAHTNPGSVAKYTYGKRDKTFMSMTISFAAPMRGFQKACRGVIGLDACHLTGKRGGVLMAATAIDGQNSLVPLGIKVAKSETKESWTGFLKDLAPAINAHHAGRHPWTST; translated from the exons ATGGATAGAGATAGAATTGACCTTAAGGAATTTGAGAAGATGTTGCGTGTTAAGTTGCAtcttgatgaaacagaaattccaaATTTATATTGGACCATAGACCCATGTCTGCCTGAGTATTTGGTTACAAATGAAGACTTGTTTAAGTTTTGGGAGCATGTTGTACCTGATGATAAAGGGTTCATATGTTTACAAATGAGTGTAATGAATTCAGAATTTAGGAATGACAATGACTTCATTAAGGATGCAATGGAACAACCAGTAGTAACAATTGATGAGACTCCTAAGAAGgcacctaagaggattgctaagaAGCCAGTTTCAAAGGAAAAGTCAGTAAAGATATCACCTACAAGGAGATCACCAAGGTTGCATGCTCAATCAAAGAATGAAAACTCAAATGGAGGAGCATCTAGGAAGTTGTTGTTCATGGATCTGTTAAATGAAGTGGAATCTCAGG TACAACAGTTGATTAGCTTTAATCATGATTACTGGGTTGATGAAGTAAACAACACTGCtgcaggggataacactgatgcaggggataagactgatgcaggggataaggctaatgcaggggataagactgatacaggggataagactgatgcaggggataaggctaatgcaggggataagactgatacaggggataagactgatgcaggggacaatagtgatggtgatgatgaggacaatgtggTGCTAGAGAACACTACTGTAGATGAATGTCACCCCATTGAAGACCCAAATGCTCCACCAAtctttgacagtgatgaagaaaatgatattgattatgaagaTATTGTCAAGACATACAAAGTTGGAGATGAAAGCAGTGATTCAAGCAGTAGTGAAGAAGACAATGAAGAAG TTTCTAATGATGACAAGAATAATGATAAGGATAATGATGGTCCTGAAGTAAATGATGATAAATATTCCAAACCAAAGCTTGATTACCAGAAGTGGAAAGAAATGTTCAATATgcacagtgatgaagaagaagaaccattaTTCCCTGTAGAAGAAGAGGTGACTCCTGTTGATCCTACTAAGATGGAGGTAAAGTATGCTTTTAATAACAAGAGTGCTTATAAGAAACATCTTAGGGGTTACTGTGTAAAACATAATTATCAGTATACGGTCTATAAGAGTGACAAAACAAGATTAAGAGTGAGATGTAGGTTTAGGGAAGAGTATGGTTGTAACTGGTTTGTAAATGCTAGCATAAAAAGGCATGAGCCTACTTTTATTGTTAGGAAGGTTAATCTAGAACACACTTGTGTTGCGGATCCAAAGAGTTTTAACAGATCCGCGGATCCTGAGTTCGTAAAAGATGTGGTACATGAGAAGTTAAAGCAGACAGCTGGGGCCTTAATTCCAAAGCCTAAACACATTGCAAGAGACTTTTTTGTAACTCATAACATCAATATACCTTATATTTGTGCATGGAAGGCTAGAAATCTTCTTTTAGAAGATCTGTTTGGTAATTATGAAGACAGCTACAAGGATGTACCCATCTTTTGTGCAATGGTGGCTCATACTAATCCAGGGTCTGTTGCTAAATACACTTATGGGAAAAGAG ATAAGACATTCATGAGCATGACTATTTCATTTGCTGCACCAATGAGAGGATTTCAGAAAGCTTGCAGGGGAGTCATAGGTTTAGATGCATGCCATCTAACTGGAAAGCGTGGTGGTGTTCTAATGGCTGCAACAGCAATTGATGGTCAGAATTCTCTGGTGCCTTTAGGCATTAAGGTGGCTAAGAGTGAAACCAAGGAGAGCTGGACTGGGTTCCTCAAGGATTTGGCTCCAGCAATCAATGCACATCATGCTGGCAGGCATCCATGGACATCAACTTAG